The genomic window AGGGCTGTGGTGGTAAGGACAAAGAAAGAGGTAAGACGCCCAGACGGTAGCTACATAAAGTTTGATGATAATGCGGTGGTCCTTCTCAACCAGTATGGAGAGCCCCTTGGCACTCGTATACTAGGTCCAATAGCCAGAGAGGTAAGAAATAGAGGCTTTACCAAGCTGGCATCCTTGGCTCCGGAGGTGGTGTGATGGCTCAGAGAATAAAGAGGGGTGATACTGTGGTGGTTCTAAGAGGAAAAGAGAAGGGCAAGACTGGAGAGGTTATCAAGGTTCTTAGAGAAGAAAACAGAGTAATAGTAAAGGATGTGAACCTTGTGAAAAAGCATGTAAGGGAAATACCCAATGTAAGAGAGGGTGGCATATACGAGATGGAAGCTCCCATCCATATAAGCAATGTGATGCTTATCTGCCCCAAATGCGAAAAGCCTACAAGGGTGGGCATAAGGACGGTGTTGGAAGGAGACACCATTAGAAAATACAGATACTGCAAAAAATGCAACGAAAACATTGACCTTATAAGAGAAAAAGTGAGGGTTAGAGCATGAGCGTAGAGACCAAGTATGTTCCCAGGCTTTACACCAAGTATAAAGAAGAGGTAGTTCCTCAGCTGATAAACCGCTTTGGCTACAAGAACCCCATGGAGGTGCCCAAGATAGTCAAGGTTGTGGTCAACATGGGCGTGGGCGAGGCAGTGGGCGATATAAAGCATCTTGAAAGGGCCACAGAGGACCTGAGGGCAATAACAGGTCAACAGCCAGCGGTAAGAAGGGCAAAGAAATCCGAAGCCGGCTTTAAACTCAGAAAGGGTATGCCCGTGGGTTTGAAGGTGACCCTAAGAAAGGAGAGGATGTGGGACTTTTTAGACAAGCTCATATGCGTGGCACTACCAAGGGTGAAGGACTTCAAGGGGCTAAACCCCAGGTCTTTTGATGGTAGGGGCAACTACGCCTTTGGTATTGCGGAGCAGATAGTGTTTCCAGAAATAGATTACGAAAAGGTGGATGCCATAAGGGGTATGGATGTTATAATCCATACCACTGCAGAAACAGACGAGGAAGCCTTCTGGCTTTTGTCCCTGCTGGGGCTTCCTATAAGGAGCGCAGGAGGTTAATATGGCAAGAAAGGCAAAGGTGGCAAAGGATGTCCTGCACTTTCCAAAGTATGTGGTCAGGCAGAAAAACAGATGTCCTCTCTGTGGAAGACCCAGAGGTTTTATAAGACAGTTCGGCATGTGTAGGCTATGCTTTAGGGAGCTTGCCCTCAGGGGTGAAATTCCAGGTATTAGAAAAGCAAGTTGGTAAGGAGGTAAAAGATGGACCCAGTGGCAGATATGTTCTCCGCCATAAAGAACGCAATAAGGAGAAGGATGGATTATGTGGATGTGCCCTCTTCAAGACTAAAGGAGGCCATACTGGAACTTCTAAAAAAGGAGGGCTATATAAAGGGCTGGGAGAGATTGGAAGAGGGTAAAAAAGGCACTCAGTATACGTTGAGGATACACCTCAAATACCTTGACCCTAAGAAGGAAAGAAGTGCCATATCGGAGCTACAGAAGGTTTCCAAACCAGGAAGAAGGATATACACCCCAAAGCACAGAATACCCTATGTGCAGAGGGGGTTTGGCATAGCCATACTCTCCACCGATGCAGGTCTTATAACGGACCATGAAGCCAGAAGGCTGGGCAGAGGTGGAGAGATATTAGCCTATGTATGGTGAGGTGCGAACATGTCAAGGATAGGCAAAAAACCCATTGAGATACCTCAAGGTGTAAGGGTAAACCTTCAGGATGGAGAGCTAAGGGTTGAAGGACCAAAGGGCAAGCTCTCCATGAAAGTGCACCCAGACATAAAGGTAAGCCTTGAGGGCAACACCATAAGGGTAGAAAGACCCACAGACCAACCCTTTCACAGGGCTATGCATGGCACCACCGCCGCACTCATAAGGAACATGATAAAGGGCGTGACCGAAGGCTTTACCAAGGTGCTGGAAGTGGTGGGGCTTGGCTATAGGGCTGCGGTAAAGGGCAACAACTTAGAGCTCAGCCTCGGACTATCGCATCCTGTCATATACCCCATACCACCCGATGTGAAGATAGAAGTAAAAGAAAACAAAATATATGTAAGCGGGATAGACAAGGAAAGGGTGGGTCAGGTATGCGCCCAGATAAGAGCCTTCAGAAAGCCCGATGTATACAAGGGTAAGGGTATAAGATACGAGGGCGAAGTGCTAAGGCTCAAGGCTGGAAAGGCTGCCGGAAAGGGCAAGGGTGGTAAGAAGTAAGGAGGTAGTCTATGGCAAAGCTAAGCAGGCATGAAAAGAGAGAAAGAAGGCATAAGAGGATAAGAAAGAAGATAATAGGCACACCAGAAAGGCCCAGGCTATGCGTGTATAGAAGCCTGCACGCCTTTTACGCTCAGCTCATTGATGATACTGGAGGACAGTCAAAAACCCTTGTCTCCGCATCTTCCATAGACCCAGAGTTTGTCCAGCTCACGGGCAAAAGGGGTGGAAAGTCCATAGAGGATGTGCAGAAGGTGGCAGAGATTCTGGTAAAAAGGGCTACCGAGAAGGGCATAAAAAAGGTGGTCTTTGACAGAGGCGGTTTCCTTTACCATGGAAAGATTAAGGCTTTTGCAGACAAATGCAGAGAGCTTGGACTTGAATTCTAAAGGAGGCAAAGATGGGTGGCATATCCATTGAAAAGCTTATTGACAACAAAAGAAGAGACCAGAGGATAGCGGAGCTTGAAGACCAGCTACAGATAGAAGAGAGGCTCATTTACGCCAAAAGAACCACAAGGGTCACAAAGGGTGGAAAAAGGTTTTCCTTTAGTGCTTTGGTAATAGTGGGCGACAAAAGGGGTTTTGTAGGCTTTGGACTTGGAAAAGCCAGAGAAGTGCCAATAGCCATAGCCAAAGCCATAGAGGACGGAAGAAAGCACATAATAAGAGTGCCAATAGAAAACGGCACTGTCCCACATGACGTGATAGGACATTACGGTCCTACCATGATAAAGGTTATACCTGCAAGGCGTGGAACGGGTATAGTGGCTGGGGGTGCAGCAAAGCCTATCTTTGAATTGGCAGGTTATACGGACGTGCTTACCAAGCTACAAGGAAGCACAAACCCCAACAATGTGGTAAGGGCGGTTTTTGACGCCCTACTCAAGCTAAGGTCTCTGGAAGAGGTGGCAAGAGAGCGAGGAATAGACTTGGAGGTTCTCAAAAAGCGATACAACATCTACGCAAGAGACCTGCGCATACCATGAGGAGGAAAAACATGGCAAGGCTGAGAGTAAAACTTGTTAGAGGTCTCGCAGGAAAACCAGAGGCTCAAGTAAAGGCGGTAAAGAGCCTTGGTCTCAAGAAGGTGGGTCAGGAAGTCCTGCTTGAGGACAACCCCATGGTAAGGGGTAATATACGCAAGGCGGTTCATCTTCTTCAAGTAGAGGAGGTTAAGGAATGAAACTGCATGAGCTTGCACCCAACGAAGGAGCGGTGAAGGAAAAAAGAAGGGTTGGAAGGGGTATAGGCTCTGGACTTGGTAAAACCTGTGGGAAGGGACACAAGGGTCAAAAGACAAGGTCTGGAGACAGAAGACTTCCCTCATGGTTTGAGGGCGGACAAACACCACTCCATAAGAGAGTGCCAAAGAGGGGCTTTAGACCCATAAACAGGGTAGAGTATGCGGTGGTAAACCTCAAGACCTTAGAAAGATACTTTGAAGCAGGTCAAGAGATAACGCCAGAGCTTCTTCTTCAAAGGGGTCTTGTGAAGAAGGGTATGCCAGTAAAAGTGCTCGGAGATGGAGAGCTCACAAAGCCTCTTAGAGTAAGGGCTCACGCCTTTTCGGTCTCCGCAAGGCAGAAGATTGAAGCCCTTGGTGGAACCTGCGAGGAGATAAAGTGATAGAGTATATAAAACAGCTCTTTTCCTTGGAGGACTTCAAAAAAAGACTTGCCTACACGCTTTTTATGCTAGCCATATACAGACTTGGCAGTCATATCCCACTGCCAGGCATAGACACCACCGCCCTACAGGATTTCTTCAAGAGCTTTGAGGGGACGCTTTTTTATCTATACGATATCTTCTCAGGAGGGAACCTGAGCAGGATGACCCTCTTTGCCCTTGGGGTTATGCCTTACATATCCGCCTCTATAATGATGCAACTTCTTACCGTGGCAGTGCCAGAGCTACAAAGACTTGCAAAAGAAGAAGGAGACTACGGAAGGTATAAGATAAACCAGTATACGAGGTATCTTACCCTCTTTGTAGCTTTCGTGCAATCCATGGGTATAGCGGTGTGGCTTCAGGGGCAGGTATCACCGAAGGGAACTCCTATAGTGCCTGATACAGGAATTCTTTTCTCCCTAACCACTGTAATAGCCCTCGTATCCTCCACCATGTTCCTTGTATGGGTGGGTGATAGGATAACTGAAAAGGGTATTGGCAACGGTATGTCTTTGCTCATATTCGCCGGTATAGTGGCAGGCTTTCCCAGTGCAGGCATAAGGGTTTGGGATATGTTAAAGAACGGAGATATTTCACCTTTTGCCTTTGTGGGTGTCATACTTTTTGTCTTGGCGGTGGTTGTTGGTATTGTATTCATACAAGAGGCAGAGAGAAGAATACCAATCCAATATCCAAGAAGACAGGTGGGAAGACAGGAAATTGTTGGCTCTTCCAGCTACCTACCCATAAAGATAAACCCCGCAGGTGTTATACCCATAATCTTCGCTCAGTCTCTTCTTATAATTCCCTCAACAGTGCTGGGCTTTATACAGCATCCCATAGCCAAAGCCATACACGATGCCTTTAATCCCACCACCCTGCCCTACAACATACTTTACGTAGCCTTTATAATCTTCTTCACCTACTTTTACACCGCAGTGCTTATAAACCCCGTAGATGTAGCGGACAACCTCAAAAAGGCAGGAGCCTTTATACCTGGCGTAAGACCTGGGCAGGATACGCAAAAAACTCTGGAATACATCATAAACAGGCTTGCTCTTGTGGGTGCCCTCTTCTTAAGCGTGGTGGCGGTCATACCCATATTCGTAAGCCTATGGCTCAAGGTTCCTTTTTACTTTGGAGGGACCACTGCCCTCATAGTGGTAGGCGTTGCCCTTGATACCATAAACAAGCTGGAGGCTCAGCTCCTCCAGCAAAGGTATACAAAATACAGGAGGAAGGTAAAGTGATAATGGTCTTCCTTGGACCGCCGGGTTCTGGCAAAGGCACGCAGGCAAAAAAGCTTTCTCAGGAGCTGGGTCTTATGCATATATCCACCGGCGATATCCTCAGGGATGCGGTCAAGAACCAAACCGAATTGGGCAAGAAGGCAAAGGAATACATGGACAGGGGTGAGTTAGTGCCAGACAATCTCATGATAGCCCTCATAGAAGAGGTTATGCCAAAAGAGGGTGGCTTTATACTGGACGGCTTTCCAAGGACTGTGCCACAAGCCCTTGCCCTCGAGGAGATGCTAAGGGGTTATAAAAGGGATGTGGACAAGGTTTTCCTCTTTGACCTCTCAGAAGAGGTGGTGGTAGAGAGGCTCTCTGGAAGGCTCACCTGCTCTCAATGCGGTGCGGTCTACCACAGAAAGTATAACCCTCCAAAACAGGAAGGTGTGTGCGACCTGTGCGGTGGCAAGCTAATTCAGAGGGAAGATGACAAGGAAGAGGTAGTAAGAAGAAGATACAGGGTATACAAGGAACAAACAAGTCCTCTCGTTGAATTTTATCAAAAAAAGAATAAATTGATAAGACTGGACGCAAGCCAAGATATACAGGAAGTGAACAAAAGGTTGTTAGAGGTGTTAAGAGATGGGCATTGAACTTTACTCCTTTAAGGAGATTGAAAGGATAAAAAGAGCCTGCGATGTGGTGGTAGAGGTTTTGCAGGTAGTAGCAAAGGCGGTAAGACCCGGCATATCCACCTACGAGCTTGACCAGATAGCAAGGGAGGAAGCCAAAA from Hydrogenobacter sp. T-8 includes these protein-coding regions:
- the rplN gene encoding 50S ribosomal protein L14; the encoded protein is MIQRQGYANVADNSGAKKVQIIGIPYAPRKYATVGDVVTVTVKVAAPNSPAKKGKVYRAVVVRTKKEVRRPDGSYIKFDDNAVVLLNQYGEPLGTRILGPIAREVRNRGFTKLASLAPEVV
- the rplX gene encoding 50S ribosomal protein L24; translated protein: MAQRIKRGDTVVVLRGKEKGKTGEVIKVLREENRVIVKDVNLVKKHVREIPNVREGGIYEMEAPIHISNVMLICPKCEKPTRVGIRTVLEGDTIRKYRYCKKCNENIDLIREKVRVRA
- the rplE gene encoding 50S ribosomal protein L5 encodes the protein MSVETKYVPRLYTKYKEEVVPQLINRFGYKNPMEVPKIVKVVVNMGVGEAVGDIKHLERATEDLRAITGQQPAVRRAKKSEAGFKLRKGMPVGLKVTLRKERMWDFLDKLICVALPRVKDFKGLNPRSFDGRGNYAFGIAEQIVFPEIDYEKVDAIRGMDVIIHTTAETDEEAFWLLSLLGLPIRSAGG
- a CDS encoding type Z 30S ribosomal protein S14 encodes the protein MARKAKVAKDVLHFPKYVVRQKNRCPLCGRPRGFIRQFGMCRLCFRELALRGEIPGIRKASW
- the rpsH gene encoding 30S ribosomal protein S8, which codes for MDPVADMFSAIKNAIRRRMDYVDVPSSRLKEAILELLKKEGYIKGWERLEEGKKGTQYTLRIHLKYLDPKKERSAISELQKVSKPGRRIYTPKHRIPYVQRGFGIAILSTDAGLITDHEARRLGRGGEILAYVW
- the rplF gene encoding 50S ribosomal protein L6 — encoded protein: MSRIGKKPIEIPQGVRVNLQDGELRVEGPKGKLSMKVHPDIKVSLEGNTIRVERPTDQPFHRAMHGTTAALIRNMIKGVTEGFTKVLEVVGLGYRAAVKGNNLELSLGLSHPVIYPIPPDVKIEVKENKIYVSGIDKERVGQVCAQIRAFRKPDVYKGKGIRYEGEVLRLKAGKAAGKGKGGKK
- the rplR gene encoding 50S ribosomal protein L18, yielding MAKLSRHEKRERRHKRIRKKIIGTPERPRLCVYRSLHAFYAQLIDDTGGQSKTLVSASSIDPEFVQLTGKRGGKSIEDVQKVAEILVKRATEKGIKKVVFDRGGFLYHGKIKAFADKCRELGLEF
- the rpsE gene encoding 30S ribosomal protein S5, which codes for MGGISIEKLIDNKRRDQRIAELEDQLQIEERLIYAKRTTRVTKGGKRFSFSALVIVGDKRGFVGFGLGKAREVPIAIAKAIEDGRKHIIRVPIENGTVPHDVIGHYGPTMIKVIPARRGTGIVAGGAAKPIFELAGYTDVLTKLQGSTNPNNVVRAVFDALLKLRSLEEVARERGIDLEVLKKRYNIYARDLRIP
- the rpmD gene encoding 50S ribosomal protein L30; its protein translation is MARLRVKLVRGLAGKPEAQVKAVKSLGLKKVGQEVLLEDNPMVRGNIRKAVHLLQVEEVKE
- the rplO gene encoding 50S ribosomal protein L15 is translated as MKLHELAPNEGAVKEKRRVGRGIGSGLGKTCGKGHKGQKTRSGDRRLPSWFEGGQTPLHKRVPKRGFRPINRVEYAVVNLKTLERYFEAGQEITPELLLQRGLVKKGMPVKVLGDGELTKPLRVRAHAFSVSARQKIEALGGTCEEIK
- the secY gene encoding preprotein translocase subunit SecY, whose protein sequence is MIEYIKQLFSLEDFKKRLAYTLFMLAIYRLGSHIPLPGIDTTALQDFFKSFEGTLFYLYDIFSGGNLSRMTLFALGVMPYISASIMMQLLTVAVPELQRLAKEEGDYGRYKINQYTRYLTLFVAFVQSMGIAVWLQGQVSPKGTPIVPDTGILFSLTTVIALVSSTMFLVWVGDRITEKGIGNGMSLLIFAGIVAGFPSAGIRVWDMLKNGDISPFAFVGVILFVLAVVVGIVFIQEAERRIPIQYPRRQVGRQEIVGSSSYLPIKINPAGVIPIIFAQSLLIIPSTVLGFIQHPIAKAIHDAFNPTTLPYNILYVAFIIFFTYFYTAVLINPVDVADNLKKAGAFIPGVRPGQDTQKTLEYIINRLALVGALFLSVVAVIPIFVSLWLKVPFYFGGTTALIVVGVALDTINKLEAQLLQQRYTKYRRKVK
- a CDS encoding adenylate kinase, translating into MVFLGPPGSGKGTQAKKLSQELGLMHISTGDILRDAVKNQTELGKKAKEYMDRGELVPDNLMIALIEEVMPKEGGFILDGFPRTVPQALALEEMLRGYKRDVDKVFLFDLSEEVVVERLSGRLTCSQCGAVYHRKYNPPKQEGVCDLCGGKLIQREDDKEEVVRRRYRVYKEQTSPLVEFYQKKNKLIRLDASQDIQEVNKRLLEVLRDGH